A region from the Sphaerodactylus townsendi isolate TG3544 linkage group LG01, MPM_Stown_v2.3, whole genome shotgun sequence genome encodes:
- the LOC125438368 gene encoding zinc finger protein 431-like, with the protein MGNGESCWESPNRKPGHSCRSSLPPLLLTGLPAWLPDSPACLSEIAQAQLAPSDAGRGRRRGGVARRSSPAAMEEEWAQLSPAEPEGYEIVVPITVFELSDDDFLTNEDVAVSGEDSFCLPSGKAEIVKEDPGAGGVCKQHLTEGALRAEHRVKQAAPDKVTKSQGRDEEVPDAREDLSVVSFQNVLDHSEPYQDSRSGQSPIRSAVAFLDPKIQKRTEKEHESASALGGDRICDRQMLAFLNTQSEGEKTNDVVKVATTVSQGTDPVADAVVRERLPELPAVDPARGVNEEGSGSLECNETSQGLRKNSVLSEEAHQSNNSKEYPRVADKNEQGASSLVNGDCLTGKFPEDAESLIKRDCSNPKTDGSGSFAPPEVIDGSEKHDTHKTTKDSSENAESGQRLKRNGGHPPSVNVKKRKTGKTAREQADGLQKGETVGPNAVVWKKSGCFPQTHSCDQCGLVLRKEEHLVYHKAVHLQVQPSENGNDQPSGRDAGSPEAKSAGRPALKLFKCLQCAYVSSSFDNLRLHFATHTGEKPFKCHDCDKSFRNSSHLKRHSFLHIQNPRKCSWCRFIGGTSGELKSHQKTCKDKRPAGKEVQPSTSRCEDPEEQTSGEETKRSALLCASQIRLYSCEHCDYSTCTSDRLKIHVRIHTGEKPFACDVCQKKFRTSSHLKRHTLVHQKREFNCSRCDYSAGNWLSLKQHIASHGGENLQKKPPLPAKVHACQECSYSTLKKEHLTIHLRTHTGEKPYECLHCGHAFRTPGHLKKHLSTHAKLQCDQCNFATLDKHVLRKHAQTHKGTEPSEDKYKCNKCRRTFSALRIFKAHKRKHEGPKNVKS; encoded by the exons ATGGGCAATGGGGAGAGCtgttgggaatc GCCCAACCGGAAGCCCGGACACTCATGCCGCTCTAGCCTTCCCCCTCTATTACTTACCGGCCTTCCGGCTTGGCTGCCCGACTCGCCGGCCTGTTTGAGCGAGATCGCGCAGGCGCAGTTAGCCCCAAGCGATGCGGGCCGGGGTCGGAGGCGAGGGGGCGTGGCCCGCCGCAGCTCGCCGGCGGCCATGGAGGAGGAGTGGGCGCAGCTGAGCCCCGCAG AGCCTGAAGGGTACGAGATCGTGGTGCCTATTACTGTCTTTGAGTTGAGCGATGACGATTTTTTGACAAATGAAGATGTAGCTGTTTCAGGGGAAGATTCATTCTGCCTTCCTTCTGGAAAAGCTGAGATTGTAAAAGAGGACCCAGGAGCAGGAGGTGTCTGCAAGCAGCATTTGACCGAAGGCGCCCTCAGAGCAGAGCACAGAGTGAAACAAGCTGCGCCGGACAAAGTGACAAAAAGCCAGGGACGCGATGAAGAGGTACCTGATGCACGTGAAGACTTAAGTGTGGTTTCGTTTCAGAATGTGCTGGATCACTCAGAGCCCTATCAGGACAGCCGATCAGGACAGAGCCCGATCAGATCAGCCGTGGCTTTCTTAGACCCCAAGATCCAGAAGAGaacagaaaaagaacatgagagtGCCAGTGCTCTTGGCGGCGATCGCATCTGTGACCGACAGATGCTGGCTTTTCTGAATACACAGAGTGAAGGAGAGAAGACAAATGACGTCGTAAAGGTGGCAACGACAGTTTCGCAGGGGACGGATCCCGTTGCAGACGCAGTTGTTCGGGAGAGGCTGCCGGAGCTTCCTGCTGTGGATCCGGCCAGGGGTGTTAATGAGGAag GTAGTGGCTCTTTGGAGTGTAATGAAACCAGCCAGGGACTTAGAAAGAACAGTGTACTCAGTGAGGAAGCGCACCAGAGTAACAACTCAAAAGAGTATCCACGCGTTGCTGACAAAAATGAACAAGGCGCCTCATCTCTTGTTAATGGCGATTGCCTTACAGGAAAATTCCCGGAAGATGCTGAAAGTTTGATAAAGCGTGACTGCTCTAATCCCAAGACAGACGGTTCTGGAAGCTTTGCTCCACCCGAAGTGATTGACGGTTCAGAAAAGCACGATACGCACAAAACCACGAAAGACTCCAGCGAAAATGCAGAAAGTGGCCAACGGTTAAAAAGAAATGGTGGTCATCCACCTTCAGTTAATGTCAAAAAACGCAAGACCGGAAAAACAGCACGGGAACAGGCAGACGGCTTGCAAAAGGGGGAAACCGTCGGCCCGAACGCCGTGGTGTGGAAAAAATCGGGCTGTTTTCCACAGACGCATAGTTGTGACCAGTGTGGCTTGGTACTTCGCAAAGAAGAGCACTTGGTATACCACAAGGCCGTTCACTTGCAAGTTCAACCGAGTGAGAATGGTAATGACCAACCATCTGGGAGGGATGCAGGGTCCCCTGAAGCCAAGTCTGCTGGTAGACCAGCTCTTAAGCTGTTCAAATGCCTGCAGTGTGCGTATGTCAGTTCCTCGTTCGACAACCTACGCCTGCATTTTGCTactcacacaggggaaaaaccgtTCAAGTGTCACGACTGCGACAAGTCGTTCCGAAATTCCAGCCACTTAAAGCGGCACAGCTTTCTGCACATTCAGAACCCCCGCAAATGCAGCTGGTGCCGTTTCATAGGCGGCACTTCGGGGGAACTTAAGTCACACCAGAAGACCTGCAAGGACAAGAGGCCAGCAGGCAAAGAAGTCCAACCCTCCACTTCAAGATGCGAGGACCCCGAGGAGCAAACAAGTGGGGAGGAAACAAAGAGAAGCGCTCTGTTGTGTGCGAGCCAAATACGTTTGTACAGCTGCGAGCACTGCGATTATTCTACCTGTACGTCAGACCGCCTGAAAATTCACGTGAGAATTCACACGGGCGAGAAGCCGTTTGCTTGCGACGTGTGCCAGAAGAAGTTTCGAACCTCGAGTCACCTGAAGCGTCACACGTTGGTGCATCAGAAGCGGGAGTTTAACTGCAGCCGCTGTGACTATTCCGCCGGCAACTGGTTGTCCTTGAAGCAACACATCGCTTCACACGGGGGCGAGAATCTTCAGAAGAAACCTCCCTTGCCTGCCAAAGTTCACGCGTGCCAAGAGTGCAGCTACTCCACTCTCAAAAAGGAACACTTGACGATTCACCTCCGgacacacacaggggagaaaccgtacGAGTGTCTTCACTGCGGCCACGCCTTCCGTACGCCGGGGCACTTAAAGAAACACCTGTCCACCCATGCGAAGCTGCAGTGTGACCAGTGCAATTTTGCTACCCTTGACAAGCATGTTCTGCGCAAGCATGCCCAGACTCACAAGGGGACAGAGCCTTCTGAAGATAAGTACAAATGCAATAAGTGCAGGCGCACCTTCTCTGCGTTGCGCATCTTTAAGGCTCACAAGAGAAAGCATGAGGGACCCAAAAACGTGAAATCATAA